The genomic interval GGGAGGTTGAGCTGCAGCCTTCCCCTCGACAGGAGCACTAACTCCATTATTCAGACACTGATTTTCACAGAGCCTCTGGATGACTGACCTCTGTCCTACAAATCTGCTTGAAATGAGCCAAAAGCTACTGTAGGAACAAGCAAGATGCGTAGTCAGCACAGCCAAATAAGCTTTATTTGGTGAAGAAACAAGTCTAAAATGTCAGtgcataaattaaaaagtacatttaaaatcAGTGTTAAAATCTATGTTGgatttggggttggttttgcACCAAGTCCCTGTATGAAGCTGATTTTGCTGTATCTAATTATAATTACTTTTCCATAGCAGGCCCCTTTGGCTCAACCAGAATCCCCTACAGCTTCAGCCGGGGAAGACGTTCAGTCTCTGGCTGACTCAATGGACTCGGACCGAGACTCCATCTGTAGTAATTCCAATGGCAATAATGgcaaaaacagtaaagaaaaagaaaaggacaaacagAGGAAAGATAAAGACAAAACCAGGACGGATTCAGTTGCCAATAAAATAGGAAGCCTCAGTAAAACCCTGggaattaaactgaaaaagaatatgGGTGGTCTTGGAGGCCTGGTGCATGGCAAAATGAGCAGAGCCAATTcagggaatggaaaaaatggTGACGCAGTAGAGAAAGTCAAAGAGAAGAAGTCTAAGTCTCGAAAAGGGAGCAAAGAGGAATCTGGACAGTCTGCGAGCACTTCTCCATCTGAAAAGACCACTCCATCTCCAACTGACAGAGCTAGCAACTCACCCATTGAAAAGATGAACACTAAATCCTTCTCTGACAAGCAGTCTGACCCATGGAAGTACAGCACTGATGTGAAACTCAGCCTAAATATTTTGAGAGCTGCCATGCAGGGTGAACgaaagtttatttttgctggCCTTCTTTTGACCAGTCATAGGCATCAGTTCCACGAGGAGATGATAGGCTATTACCTGACCAGTGCACAGGAGCGTTTCAATGcagaacaagaacagaaaagaaaggatgctGAGAAAAAGGCTGCACTGAATGGGTCATCTAGTAGGAAACTGGAGCCAGAAGcatattcaaaagaaaaattagaaacatcTCCTCAGGATAGGGCATCACCCGTCTTGCCTCAAAGCCATACAACTcagctggttttaaaatttaaagatcGCACTAGTCCCACTCCTGGGTCATTTTCTTCACCTAGTAATGGTGCTAAGAAAAGTGGACCCATTCCGGTATCTGCCCACTATAGCCATACGCCACCTGTTCAAAGACAAAGTGTCATCCATTTGCATGATGTCAACTCCAAGCCATCGAGCTTCCAAGATGATACCTACAAGCCAGTGGTTGGCACCTTAAAAACCTGTGCCACCTATCCCCAACAAAACAGATCACTGTCTTCTCAAAGCTATAGCCCAGCCCGGATATCCGGTATCCGTACAGTGAACACAGTGGAATCGCTGAGCTATGCCATGCCTACTGAACACAAGTCTCAGACATACACAAATGGATTCAATACCGGCGATATTAGAGACTGCTTAGAATATGCTGATGAGGATGCTCCTCAGACCTGGTTGAACAATGATAAAAATCAAGGCAGAAGCACAGTTTGCCCATTATATTCCATCCAGCAGAACCGCTGTAAGAAGGAGAACTGTTCCTTTTATGGTCGTCCTGAGACTGAAAATTACTGTTCATACTGCTACAAAGAAGAGTTAAAGcgcagggagagagaaagcaagggaCACAGGCATTGAGGATTCTTCCGTGACTACTTAGTTTTACCATTTTCTTACTTACAAAGTAAACAGTGTTGAATTGCAGTAAAAGgaatccttaaaaaaagaataaaggattGATGAGTAAATAGTGTCTAGCTTTTCGCTTTTCTGGGGCAATGAGGAAATAATAAGATTAATttatcataaaaaaatattattttccattttgtcagTGTCTTTTTTACATATACTGGTAAGCTGAAGGGTTGTTTACTCCTTTGTCAGTGCTGTGTATATGTTTGGTCAAAAATTTACTAATGGTGCCTGAATTTACACTGACATCACTCAGGTAGTAGAATGATAGGGAAAAGTCATAATACTGGAGACGTGGTGTTGTAGTAAGGTAGTATCTGCCTTGCAGACATTTGAAATTCTATAGCTATTATGAGAGTATTTTTTCCTCGGTAAAACCTAAATTTTTCATagccttttttttcaggagggTAGTGATTTTGCAtactgcacatttttaacatggCAGCATATTGCATTGCTACTAATGTTTGTACTCACTTCAGTCTGAATGATTCTGGGAAAATGGGAGTGAAAGGTCTGAATTCATGAGGGCTGTAGCTCTTCCCGATTTTAAGTTCTTACCAGTTATTTCtacatttccataaaaaaaagtagatttgaGCCACTTTTATTTGTACTGAATTTTTAAACGGgttttataaaaaatacattacgACTTGCAAGACTTCACGTCGCAAAAATCCCACACACTATAGTTTTGGGCACCTGAATTTCAGTagtattttcattgctgttaaaattaagagaaatttttaaacaaaattaaaatataaaaattttattagATGTGGGAAATTTGATCAACAGCTAGGAAATTAGGATCATTTTAGAGCTGAACGAACTGCTTGTCAAAACAAATGTATTGTATCAATTGATTCCCTCAGCCATTGCATTAATTTAatcattata from Aquila chrysaetos chrysaetos chromosome 5, bAquChr1.4, whole genome shotgun sequence carries:
- the OTUD7A gene encoding OTU domain-containing protein 7A isoform X1, whose protein sequence is MPSSQPVIPAAAACLAASLNDHMTLDMDAVLSDFVRSTGAEPGLARDLLEGKNWDLTAALNDYEQLRQVHTANLPQVFNEGKYYKQQEPEQPPQVTKAERPCLQRQDDIAQEKRLSRGISHASSAIVSLARSHVANECSNEQFPLEMPIYTFQLPDLSVYSEDFRSFIERDLIEQATMVALEQAGRLNWWSTVCTSCKRLLPLATTGDGNCLLHAASLGMWGFHDRDLVLRKALYTMMRSGAEREALKRRWRWQQTQQNKESGLVYTEEEWEREWNELLKLASSEPRTHFSKNGGTGGRVDNSEDPVYESLEEFHVFVLAHILRRPIVVVADTMLRDSGGEAFAPIPFGGIYLPLEVLPNRCHCSPLVLAYDQAHFSALVSMEQKDQQREQAVIPLTDSEHKLLPLHFAVDPGKDWEWGKDDNDNTRLANLILSLEAKLNLLHSYMNVTWIRIPSETRQAPLAQPESPTASAGEDVQSLADSMDSDRDSICSNSNGNNGKNSKEKEKDKQRKDKDKTRTDSVANKIGSLSKTLGIKLKKNMGGLGGLVHGKMSRANSGNGKNGDAVEKVKEKKSKSRKGSKEESGQSASTSPSEKTTPSPTDRASNSPIEKMNTKSFSDKQSDPWKYSTDVKLSLNILRAAMQGERKFIFAGLLLTSHRHQFHEEMIGYYLTSAQERFNAEQEQKRKDAEKKAALNGSSSRKLEPEAYSKEKLETSPQDRASPVLPQSHTTQLVLKFKDRTSPTPGSFSSPSNGAKKSGPIPVSAHYSHTPPVQRQSVIHLHDVNSKPSSFQDDTYKPVVGTLKTCATYPQQNRSLSSQSYSPARISGIRTVNTVESLSYAMPTEHKSQTYTNGFNTGDIRDCLEYADEDAPQTWLNNDKNQGRSTVCPLYSIQQNRCKKENCSFYGRPETENYCSYCYKEELKRRERESKGHRH
- the OTUD7A gene encoding OTU domain-containing protein 7A isoform X2, encoding MPSSQPVIPAAAACLAASLNDHMTLDMDAVLSDFVRSTGAEPGLARDLLEGKNWDLTAALNDYEQLRQVHTANLPQVFNEGKYYKQQEPEQPPQVTKAERPCLQRQDDIAQEKRLSRGISHASSAIVSLARSHVANECSNEQFPLEMPIYTFQLPDLSVYSEDFRSFIERDLIEQATMVALEQAGRLNWWSTVCTSCKRLLPLATTGDGNCLLHAASLGMWGFHDRDLVLRKALYTMMRSGAEREALKRRWRWQQTQQNKESGLVYTEEEWEREWNELLKLASSEPRTHFSKNGGTGGRVDNSEDPVYESLEEFHVFVLAHILRRPIVVVADTMLRDSGGEAFAPIPFGGIYLPLEVLPNRCHCSPLVLAYDQAHFSALVSMEQKDQQREQAVIPLTDSEHKLLPLHFAVDPGKDWEWGKDDNDNTRLANLILSLEAKLNLLHSYMNVTWIRIPSETRAPLAQPESPTASAGEDVQSLADSMDSDRDSICSNSNGNNGKNSKEKEKDKQRKDKDKTRTDSVANKIGSLSKTLGIKLKKNMGGLGGLVHGKMSRANSGNGKNGDAVEKVKEKKSKSRKGSKEESGQSASTSPSEKTTPSPTDRASNSPIEKMNTKSFSDKQSDPWKYSTDVKLSLNILRAAMQGERKFIFAGLLLTSHRHQFHEEMIGYYLTSAQERFNAEQEQKRKDAEKKAALNGSSSRKLEPEAYSKEKLETSPQDRASPVLPQSHTTQLVLKFKDRTSPTPGSFSSPSNGAKKSGPIPVSAHYSHTPPVQRQSVIHLHDVNSKPSSFQDDTYKPVVGTLKTCATYPQQNRSLSSQSYSPARISGIRTVNTVESLSYAMPTEHKSQTYTNGFNTGDIRDCLEYADEDAPQTWLNNDKNQGRSTVCPLYSIQQNRCKKENCSFYGRPETENYCSYCYKEELKRRERESKGHRH